The following proteins are encoded in a genomic region of Syngnathus acus chromosome 22, fSynAcu1.2, whole genome shotgun sequence:
- the LOC119116807 gene encoding heterogeneous nuclear ribonucleoprotein Q isoform X1: MATEHINGNGPEEPMDTSAAVTHSEHFQTLLDAGLPQKVAEKLDEIYIAGLVSHSDLDDRAIEALKEFNDEGALQVLLQFKDSDLSHVQNKSAFLCGVMKTYRQREKQGTKVSDTNKGPDEAKIKALLERTGYTLDVTTGQRKYGGPPPESAHSGAQPTVGTEIFVGKIPRDLFEDELVPLFEKAGPIWDLRLMMDPLSGLNRGYAFVTFCTKEAAQQAVKLCNNNEIRPGKLIGVCISVANNRLFVGSIPKSKTKEQIVEEFAKVTEGLNDVILYHQPDDKKKNRGFCFLEYEDHKTAAQARRRLMSGKVKVWSNVVTVEWADPIEDPDPEVMAKVKVLFVRNLASSVTEEILEKTFSQFGKLERVKKLKDYAFVHFEERDGAVKALADLNGKDLEGEHIEIVFAKPPDQKRKERKAQRQAAKTQMYDDYYYYTPSHMPPPTRGRGRGGRGGYSYPPEYYSYEDYYDYYGYDYHNYRGGYDDPFYSYDDFQGSGRGRGARGGIRGGVGQTRARGGITPRGRLTFSQRGGPGTSRAGKRGRGRS, from the exons ATGGCCACAGAACATATTAATGGGAATGGTCCAGAAGAACCAATGGACACCTCTGCTGCAGTTACCCATTCTGAGCACTTCCAGACTTTATTAGATGCTGGTTTACCACAGAAAGTTGCTGAAAAACTAGATGAAATTTACATAGCAG GATTGGTGTCACACAGTGACTTGGATGATCGAGCAATTGAGGCTCTGAAAGAATTCAACGACGAAGGTGCTCTTCAAGTCCTTTTACAATTCAAGGACAGCGACCTCTCACATGTTCAG AACAAAAGtgcctttctttgtggcgTGATGAAGACATACAGGCAAAGAGAGAAACAAGGGACCAAAGTGTCGGACACTAACAAAGGACCAGATGAAGCCAAAATCAAA GCCTTGCTGGAGAGGACTGGCTACACACTCGATGTCACTACAGGCCAGAGGAAGTACGGCGGTCCGCCACCCGAGTCAGCTCACTCGGGGGCACAGCCGACTGTTGGGACAGAG ATATTTGTTGGCAAAATCCCCAGAGACCTCTTTGAAGATGAGCTGGTTCCTTTGTTTGAGAAAGCTGGCCCTATCTGGGACTTGCGCCTGATGATGGATCCCCTTAGTGGCCTGAACAGAGGCTACGCCTTTGTCACTTTCTGCACCAAAGAGGCGGCACAGCAGGCTGTCAAACTG TGCAACAACAATGAAATCCGACCCGGCAAACTAATTGGCGTGTGCATCTCGGTGGCCAATAATCGACTGTTTGTTGGCTCCATCCCCAAgagtaaaacaaaagaacaaattgTTGAAGAATTTGCAAAAGTCACAG AGGGTTTAAATGATGTCATACTGTACCATCAACCTGAtgacaagaagaagaaccGTGGCTTTTGCTTCTTGGAGTATGAAGACCACAAGACGGCGGCTCAGGCCCGCCGGCGTCTGATGAGCGGGAAGGTTAAGGTCTGGAGCAACGTGGTCACTGTGGAGTGGGCGGATCCCATCGAAGACCCTGACCCAGAGGTCATGGCCAAG GTGAAAGTGTTGTTTGTGAGGAACCTAGCTAGCTCTGTAACTGAGGAGATTCTTGAAAAGACTTTTAGTCAGTTTGGCAAATTGGAGcgtgtgaagaaattgaaagACTACGCATTCGTTCACTTTGAGGAAAGAGATGGTGCTGTTAAG GCTCTTGCTGATCTCAATGGGAAAGATCTGGAAGGAGAACATATTGAGATTGTGTTTGCCAAGCCTCCAGATCAGAAGAGGAAAGAGCGCAAAGCGCAGAGACAGGCGgccaaaacacaaat GTATGATGATTACTATTACTATACGCCTTCCCACATGCCGCCACCCACGAGAGGCCGCGGTAGAGGCGGGCGCGGGGGGTACTCTTACCCTCCCGAATATTACAGCTATGAAGACTATTACGATTACTACGGCTACGACTACCACAACTACCGGGGTGGCTATGATGACCCCTTCTACAGCTACGACGATTTTCAGGGCTCTGGGAGAGGCCGAGGAGCAAGGGGCGGTATCCGCGGCGGTGTCGGTCAGACCAGGGCCCGTGGCGGCATCACACCAAGGGGCAGATTGACCTTCTCGCAGCGGGGAGGCCCTGGAACAAGCAGAG CAGGGAAGCGGGGCCGAGGCCGGTCCTGA
- the LOC119116807 gene encoding heterogeneous nuclear ribonucleoprotein Q isoform X2: MATEHINGNGPEEPMDTSAAVTHSEHFQTLLDAGLPQKVAEKLDEIYIAGLVSHSDLDDRAIEALKEFNDEGALQVLLQFKDSDLSHVQNKSAFLCGVMKTYRQREKQGTKVSDTNKGPDEAKIKALLERTGYTLDVTTGQRKYGGPPPESAHSGAQPTVGTEIFVGKIPRDLFEDELVPLFEKAGPIWDLRLMMDPLSGLNRGYAFVTFCTKEAAQQAVKLCNNNEIRPGKLIGVCISVANNRLFVGSIPKSKTKEQIVEEFAKVTEGLNDVILYHQPDDKKKNRGFCFLEYEDHKTAAQARRRLMSGKVKVWSNVVTVEWADPIEDPDPEVMAKVKVLFVRNLASSVTEEILEKTFSQFGKLERVKKLKDYAFVHFEERDGAVKALADLNGKDLEGEHIEIVFAKPPDQKRKERKAQRQAAKTQMYDDYYYYTPSHMPPPTRGRGRGGRGGYSYPPEYYSYEDYYDYYGYDYHNYRGGYDDPFYSYDDFQGSGRGRGARGGIRGGVGQTRARGGITPRGRLTFSQRGGPGTSRGKRGRGRS, from the exons ATGGCCACAGAACATATTAATGGGAATGGTCCAGAAGAACCAATGGACACCTCTGCTGCAGTTACCCATTCTGAGCACTTCCAGACTTTATTAGATGCTGGTTTACCACAGAAAGTTGCTGAAAAACTAGATGAAATTTACATAGCAG GATTGGTGTCACACAGTGACTTGGATGATCGAGCAATTGAGGCTCTGAAAGAATTCAACGACGAAGGTGCTCTTCAAGTCCTTTTACAATTCAAGGACAGCGACCTCTCACATGTTCAG AACAAAAGtgcctttctttgtggcgTGATGAAGACATACAGGCAAAGAGAGAAACAAGGGACCAAAGTGTCGGACACTAACAAAGGACCAGATGAAGCCAAAATCAAA GCCTTGCTGGAGAGGACTGGCTACACACTCGATGTCACTACAGGCCAGAGGAAGTACGGCGGTCCGCCACCCGAGTCAGCTCACTCGGGGGCACAGCCGACTGTTGGGACAGAG ATATTTGTTGGCAAAATCCCCAGAGACCTCTTTGAAGATGAGCTGGTTCCTTTGTTTGAGAAAGCTGGCCCTATCTGGGACTTGCGCCTGATGATGGATCCCCTTAGTGGCCTGAACAGAGGCTACGCCTTTGTCACTTTCTGCACCAAAGAGGCGGCACAGCAGGCTGTCAAACTG TGCAACAACAATGAAATCCGACCCGGCAAACTAATTGGCGTGTGCATCTCGGTGGCCAATAATCGACTGTTTGTTGGCTCCATCCCCAAgagtaaaacaaaagaacaaattgTTGAAGAATTTGCAAAAGTCACAG AGGGTTTAAATGATGTCATACTGTACCATCAACCTGAtgacaagaagaagaaccGTGGCTTTTGCTTCTTGGAGTATGAAGACCACAAGACGGCGGCTCAGGCCCGCCGGCGTCTGATGAGCGGGAAGGTTAAGGTCTGGAGCAACGTGGTCACTGTGGAGTGGGCGGATCCCATCGAAGACCCTGACCCAGAGGTCATGGCCAAG GTGAAAGTGTTGTTTGTGAGGAACCTAGCTAGCTCTGTAACTGAGGAGATTCTTGAAAAGACTTTTAGTCAGTTTGGCAAATTGGAGcgtgtgaagaaattgaaagACTACGCATTCGTTCACTTTGAGGAAAGAGATGGTGCTGTTAAG GCTCTTGCTGATCTCAATGGGAAAGATCTGGAAGGAGAACATATTGAGATTGTGTTTGCCAAGCCTCCAGATCAGAAGAGGAAAGAGCGCAAAGCGCAGAGACAGGCGgccaaaacacaaat GTATGATGATTACTATTACTATACGCCTTCCCACATGCCGCCACCCACGAGAGGCCGCGGTAGAGGCGGGCGCGGGGGGTACTCTTACCCTCCCGAATATTACAGCTATGAAGACTATTACGATTACTACGGCTACGACTACCACAACTACCGGGGTGGCTATGATGACCCCTTCTACAGCTACGACGATTTTCAGGGCTCTGGGAGAGGCCGAGGAGCAAGGGGCGGTATCCGCGGCGGTGTCGGTCAGACCAGGGCCCGTGGCGGCATCACACCAAGGGGCAGATTGACCTTCTCGCAGCGGGGAGGCCCTGGAACAAGCAGAG GGAAGCGGGGCCGAGGCCGGTCCTGA
- the LOC119116807 gene encoding heterogeneous nuclear ribonucleoprotein Q isoform X3, translating into MKTYRQREKQGTKVSDTNKGPDEAKIKALLERTGYTLDVTTGQRKYGGPPPESAHSGAQPTVGTEIFVGKIPRDLFEDELVPLFEKAGPIWDLRLMMDPLSGLNRGYAFVTFCTKEAAQQAVKLCNNNEIRPGKLIGVCISVANNRLFVGSIPKSKTKEQIVEEFAKVTEGLNDVILYHQPDDKKKNRGFCFLEYEDHKTAAQARRRLMSGKVKVWSNVVTVEWADPIEDPDPEVMAKVKVLFVRNLASSVTEEILEKTFSQFGKLERVKKLKDYAFVHFEERDGAVKALADLNGKDLEGEHIEIVFAKPPDQKRKERKAQRQAAKTQMYDDYYYYTPSHMPPPTRGRGRGGRGGYSYPPEYYSYEDYYDYYGYDYHNYRGGYDDPFYSYDDFQGSGRGRGARGGIRGGVGQTRARGGITPRGRLTFSQRGGPGTSRAGKRGRGRS; encoded by the exons ATGAAGACATACAGGCAAAGAGAGAAACAAGGGACCAAAGTGTCGGACACTAACAAAGGACCAGATGAAGCCAAAATCAAA GCCTTGCTGGAGAGGACTGGCTACACACTCGATGTCACTACAGGCCAGAGGAAGTACGGCGGTCCGCCACCCGAGTCAGCTCACTCGGGGGCACAGCCGACTGTTGGGACAGAG ATATTTGTTGGCAAAATCCCCAGAGACCTCTTTGAAGATGAGCTGGTTCCTTTGTTTGAGAAAGCTGGCCCTATCTGGGACTTGCGCCTGATGATGGATCCCCTTAGTGGCCTGAACAGAGGCTACGCCTTTGTCACTTTCTGCACCAAAGAGGCGGCACAGCAGGCTGTCAAACTG TGCAACAACAATGAAATCCGACCCGGCAAACTAATTGGCGTGTGCATCTCGGTGGCCAATAATCGACTGTTTGTTGGCTCCATCCCCAAgagtaaaacaaaagaacaaattgTTGAAGAATTTGCAAAAGTCACAG AGGGTTTAAATGATGTCATACTGTACCATCAACCTGAtgacaagaagaagaaccGTGGCTTTTGCTTCTTGGAGTATGAAGACCACAAGACGGCGGCTCAGGCCCGCCGGCGTCTGATGAGCGGGAAGGTTAAGGTCTGGAGCAACGTGGTCACTGTGGAGTGGGCGGATCCCATCGAAGACCCTGACCCAGAGGTCATGGCCAAG GTGAAAGTGTTGTTTGTGAGGAACCTAGCTAGCTCTGTAACTGAGGAGATTCTTGAAAAGACTTTTAGTCAGTTTGGCAAATTGGAGcgtgtgaagaaattgaaagACTACGCATTCGTTCACTTTGAGGAAAGAGATGGTGCTGTTAAG GCTCTTGCTGATCTCAATGGGAAAGATCTGGAAGGAGAACATATTGAGATTGTGTTTGCCAAGCCTCCAGATCAGAAGAGGAAAGAGCGCAAAGCGCAGAGACAGGCGgccaaaacacaaat GTATGATGATTACTATTACTATACGCCTTCCCACATGCCGCCACCCACGAGAGGCCGCGGTAGAGGCGGGCGCGGGGGGTACTCTTACCCTCCCGAATATTACAGCTATGAAGACTATTACGATTACTACGGCTACGACTACCACAACTACCGGGGTGGCTATGATGACCCCTTCTACAGCTACGACGATTTTCAGGGCTCTGGGAGAGGCCGAGGAGCAAGGGGCGGTATCCGCGGCGGTGTCGGTCAGACCAGGGCCCGTGGCGGCATCACACCAAGGGGCAGATTGACCTTCTCGCAGCGGGGAGGCCCTGGAACAAGCAGAG CAGGGAAGCGGGGCCGAGGCCGGTCCTGA